The Canis lupus familiaris isolate Mischka breed German Shepherd chromosome X, alternate assembly UU_Cfam_GSD_1.0, whole genome shotgun sequence genome has a segment encoding these proteins:
- the PNPLA4 gene encoding patatin-like phospholipase domain-containing protein 4 isoform X3: protein MKHINLSFAACGFLGIYHLGAASALCRHGKKLLKDVKAFAGASAGSLVASVLLTAPEKLEECNEFTYKFAEEIRRQSFGAVTPGYDFMARLRSGMELILPPNAHELAHNRLHVSITNTKTRENYLVSSFSSREDLIKVTQVLLASSFVPIYAGLKPVEYQGQKWVDGGLTNSLPILPVGRTVTISPFSGRLDISPQDKGQLDLYINITNQDIMLSVANLVRLNQALFPPSKRKMESLYQDGFDDAIKFLLKENWFE, encoded by the exons ATGAAGCACATCAACTTGTCGTTTGCGGCCTGCGGGTTTCTGGGCATTTACCACTTGGGGGCAGCATCCGCACTTTGTAGACATGGAAAAAAGCTCCTGAAGGATGTCAAGGCCTTTGCAGGGGCTTCTGCGGGATCCTTGGTGGCTTCTGTCCTGCTAACGGCACCAGAAAAACTAGAG gagtGTAATGAATTTACCTACAAGTTTGCTGAAGAAATCCGAAGGCAGTCTTTTGGGGCAGTTACACCTGGATATGATTTCATGGCCCGATTGAG aAGCGGAATGGAGTTGATTCTTCCTCCCAACGCCCATGAGCTGGCCCACAACCGACTGCATGTATCTATCACCAAcaccaaaaccagagaaaattACCTGGTCTCCAGTTTTTCCTCCAGGGAGGACCTCATTAAGGTAACCCAG GTTCTCTTGGCCAGCAGCTTCGTGCCCATTTATGCAGGGCTGAAACCAGTGGAATACCAAGGGCAG AAGTGGGTAGATGGGGGCCTCACGAACAGCCTTCCCATCCTGCCTGTAGGCCGGACGGTGACCATCTCACCCTTCAGTGGACGACTGGACATCTCCCCACAGGATAAAGGGCAGCTGGATCTCTACATTAATATCACCAATCAGGACATAATG TTGTCCGTGGCAAACTTGGTGAGGCTTAACCAAGCCCTTTTCCCACCAAGCAAGAGGAAAATGGAATCACTGTATCAAGATGGCTTTGATGACGCCATTAAGTTTTTACTGAAAGAAAATTGGTTTGAATAG
- the PNPLA4 gene encoding patatin-like phospholipase domain-containing protein 4 isoform X5, with product MLAQLLLMVPRALWCCDKYECNEFTYKFAEEIRRQSFGAVTPGYDFMARLRSGMELILPPNAHELAHNRLHVSITNTKTRENYLVSSFSSREDLIKVTQVLLASSFVPIYAGLKPVEYQGQKWVDGGLTNSLPILPVGRTVTISPFSGRLDISPQDKGQLDLYINITNQDIMLSVANLVRLNQALFPPSKRKMESLYQDGFDDAIKFLLKENWFE from the exons ATGTTAGCTCAGCTCTTGCTGATGGTTCCTCGAGCTTTGTGGTGTTGTGACAAATAC gagtGTAATGAATTTACCTACAAGTTTGCTGAAGAAATCCGAAGGCAGTCTTTTGGGGCAGTTACACCTGGATATGATTTCATGGCCCGATTGAG aAGCGGAATGGAGTTGATTCTTCCTCCCAACGCCCATGAGCTGGCCCACAACCGACTGCATGTATCTATCACCAAcaccaaaaccagagaaaattACCTGGTCTCCAGTTTTTCCTCCAGGGAGGACCTCATTAAGGTAACCCAG GTTCTCTTGGCCAGCAGCTTCGTGCCCATTTATGCAGGGCTGAAACCAGTGGAATACCAAGGGCAG AAGTGGGTAGATGGGGGCCTCACGAACAGCCTTCCCATCCTGCCTGTAGGCCGGACGGTGACCATCTCACCCTTCAGTGGACGACTGGACATCTCCCCACAGGATAAAGGGCAGCTGGATCTCTACATTAATATCACCAATCAGGACATAATG TTGTCCGTGGCAAACTTGGTGAGGCTTAACCAAGCCCTTTTCCCACCAAGCAAGAGGAAAATGGAATCACTGTATCAAGATGGCTTTGATGACGCCATTAAGTTTTTACTGAAAGAAAATTGGTTTGAATAG
- the PNPLA4 gene encoding patatin-like phospholipase domain-containing protein 4 isoform X2: MEVPGACLARMKHINLSFAACGFLGIYHLGAASALCRHGKKLLKDVKAFAGASAGSLVASVLLTAPEKLEECNEFTYKFAEEIRRQSFGAVTPGYDFMARLRSGMELILPPNAHELAHNRLHVSITNTKTRENYLVSSFSSREDLIKVLLASSFVPIYAGLKPVEYQGQKWVDGGLTNSLPILPVGRTVTISPFSGRLDISPQDKGQLDLYINITNQDIMLSVANLVRLNQALFPPSKRKMESLYQDGFDDAIKFLLKENWFE, from the exons ATGGAagtgcctggagcctgccttg CTAGAATGAAGCACATCAACTTGTCGTTTGCGGCCTGCGGGTTTCTGGGCATTTACCACTTGGGGGCAGCATCCGCACTTTGTAGACATGGAAAAAAGCTCCTGAAGGATGTCAAGGCCTTTGCAGGGGCTTCTGCGGGATCCTTGGTGGCTTCTGTCCTGCTAACGGCACCAGAAAAACTAGAG gagtGTAATGAATTTACCTACAAGTTTGCTGAAGAAATCCGAAGGCAGTCTTTTGGGGCAGTTACACCTGGATATGATTTCATGGCCCGATTGAG aAGCGGAATGGAGTTGATTCTTCCTCCCAACGCCCATGAGCTGGCCCACAACCGACTGCATGTATCTATCACCAAcaccaaaaccagagaaaattACCTGGTCTCCAGTTTTTCCTCCAGGGAGGACCTCATTAAG GTTCTCTTGGCCAGCAGCTTCGTGCCCATTTATGCAGGGCTGAAACCAGTGGAATACCAAGGGCAG AAGTGGGTAGATGGGGGCCTCACGAACAGCCTTCCCATCCTGCCTGTAGGCCGGACGGTGACCATCTCACCCTTCAGTGGACGACTGGACATCTCCCCACAGGATAAAGGGCAGCTGGATCTCTACATTAATATCACCAATCAGGACATAATG TTGTCCGTGGCAAACTTGGTGAGGCTTAACCAAGCCCTTTTCCCACCAAGCAAGAGGAAAATGGAATCACTGTATCAAGATGGCTTTGATGACGCCATTAAGTTTTTACTGAAAGAAAATTGGTTTGAATAG
- the PNPLA4 gene encoding patatin-like phospholipase domain-containing protein 4 isoform X1 encodes MEVPGACLARMKHINLSFAACGFLGIYHLGAASALCRHGKKLLKDVKAFAGASAGSLVASVLLTAPEKLEECNEFTYKFAEEIRRQSFGAVTPGYDFMARLRSGMELILPPNAHELAHNRLHVSITNTKTRENYLVSSFSSREDLIKVTQVLLASSFVPIYAGLKPVEYQGQKWVDGGLTNSLPILPVGRTVTISPFSGRLDISPQDKGQLDLYINITNQDIMLSVANLVRLNQALFPPSKRKMESLYQDGFDDAIKFLLKENWFE; translated from the exons ATGGAagtgcctggagcctgccttg CTAGAATGAAGCACATCAACTTGTCGTTTGCGGCCTGCGGGTTTCTGGGCATTTACCACTTGGGGGCAGCATCCGCACTTTGTAGACATGGAAAAAAGCTCCTGAAGGATGTCAAGGCCTTTGCAGGGGCTTCTGCGGGATCCTTGGTGGCTTCTGTCCTGCTAACGGCACCAGAAAAACTAGAG gagtGTAATGAATTTACCTACAAGTTTGCTGAAGAAATCCGAAGGCAGTCTTTTGGGGCAGTTACACCTGGATATGATTTCATGGCCCGATTGAG aAGCGGAATGGAGTTGATTCTTCCTCCCAACGCCCATGAGCTGGCCCACAACCGACTGCATGTATCTATCACCAAcaccaaaaccagagaaaattACCTGGTCTCCAGTTTTTCCTCCAGGGAGGACCTCATTAAGGTAACCCAG GTTCTCTTGGCCAGCAGCTTCGTGCCCATTTATGCAGGGCTGAAACCAGTGGAATACCAAGGGCAG AAGTGGGTAGATGGGGGCCTCACGAACAGCCTTCCCATCCTGCCTGTAGGCCGGACGGTGACCATCTCACCCTTCAGTGGACGACTGGACATCTCCCCACAGGATAAAGGGCAGCTGGATCTCTACATTAATATCACCAATCAGGACATAATG TTGTCCGTGGCAAACTTGGTGAGGCTTAACCAAGCCCTTTTCCCACCAAGCAAGAGGAAAATGGAATCACTGTATCAAGATGGCTTTGATGACGCCATTAAGTTTTTACTGAAAGAAAATTGGTTTGAATAG
- the PNPLA4 gene encoding patatin-like phospholipase domain-containing protein 4 isoform X4, with the protein MEVPGACLARMKHINLSFAACGFLGIYHLGAASALCRHGKKLLKDVKAFAGASAGSLVASVLLTAPEKLEECNEFTYKFAEEIRRQSFGAVTPGYDFMARLRSGMELILPPNAHELAHNRLHVSITNTKTRENYLVSSFSSREDLIKVTQVLLASSFVPIYAGLKPVEYQGQKWVDGGLTNSLPILPVGRTVTISPFSGRLDISPQDKGQLDLYINITNQDIMGSISSIKTEKCTH; encoded by the exons ATGGAagtgcctggagcctgccttg CTAGAATGAAGCACATCAACTTGTCGTTTGCGGCCTGCGGGTTTCTGGGCATTTACCACTTGGGGGCAGCATCCGCACTTTGTAGACATGGAAAAAAGCTCCTGAAGGATGTCAAGGCCTTTGCAGGGGCTTCTGCGGGATCCTTGGTGGCTTCTGTCCTGCTAACGGCACCAGAAAAACTAGAG gagtGTAATGAATTTACCTACAAGTTTGCTGAAGAAATCCGAAGGCAGTCTTTTGGGGCAGTTACACCTGGATATGATTTCATGGCCCGATTGAG aAGCGGAATGGAGTTGATTCTTCCTCCCAACGCCCATGAGCTGGCCCACAACCGACTGCATGTATCTATCACCAAcaccaaaaccagagaaaattACCTGGTCTCCAGTTTTTCCTCCAGGGAGGACCTCATTAAGGTAACCCAG GTTCTCTTGGCCAGCAGCTTCGTGCCCATTTATGCAGGGCTGAAACCAGTGGAATACCAAGGGCAG AAGTGGGTAGATGGGGGCCTCACGAACAGCCTTCCCATCCTGCCTGTAGGCCGGACGGTGACCATCTCACCCTTCAGTGGACGACTGGACATCTCCCCACAGGATAAAGGGCAGCTGGATCTCTACATTAATATCACCAATCAGGACATAATG